In Plantibacter sp. PA-3-X8, one DNA window encodes the following:
- a CDS encoding inorganic phosphate transporter gives MELVTLTVVLVIALALFFDFTNGFHDTANAMATPIATGALKPKTAVLLAAILNLVGAFLSTEVAKTISGGLIREGEGGIRIGPELIFAGLIGAIVWNMLTWLLGLPSSSSHALFGGLIGAAIVGAGFGSIDFGVVLSKVILPALIAPVTAGLVAYSATKLAYRITRRYDGKPDGRDGFRYAQIFSSSLVALAHGTNDAQKTMGVITLTFIAVGVQAVGTGPELWVIVVCALAIALGTYMGGWRIIKTIGTGLTDVKPAQGFAAETSTAATILASSHLGFALSTTQVASGSVIGSGLGRRGSKVRWGTAGRIALGWLMTLPAAGIVGALAAAVAHLGLVGIIIDAVVGVGVILTIFLISRRNQVDHSNVVSEVADSGRAVKIKRNPKPKKVKK, from the coding sequence GTGGAACTCGTTACCCTGACTGTCGTGCTGGTCATCGCACTGGCACTGTTCTTCGACTTCACGAACGGGTTCCACGACACGGCGAACGCCATGGCGACCCCGATCGCCACGGGCGCCCTCAAACCGAAGACCGCCGTGCTGCTCGCCGCGATCCTCAACCTCGTCGGTGCGTTCCTGTCCACGGAGGTCGCGAAGACCATCTCGGGCGGGCTCATCCGGGAGGGCGAGGGCGGCATCCGGATCGGACCGGAGCTGATCTTCGCCGGACTCATCGGCGCGATCGTCTGGAACATGCTGACCTGGCTCCTCGGCCTGCCGTCGTCCTCCAGCCACGCGTTGTTCGGCGGGCTCATCGGCGCGGCGATCGTCGGCGCCGGCTTCGGCTCGATCGACTTCGGTGTCGTCCTCTCCAAGGTCATCCTCCCGGCGTTGATCGCCCCCGTCACGGCGGGTCTGGTCGCCTACTCGGCGACGAAGCTCGCCTATCGGATCACGCGCCGCTATGACGGCAAGCCCGACGGCCGCGACGGGTTCCGGTACGCGCAGATCTTCTCCTCGTCCCTCGTCGCCCTCGCGCACGGTACGAACGACGCACAGAAGACCATGGGTGTCATCACGCTCACTTTCATCGCGGTCGGGGTGCAGGCGGTCGGCACCGGCCCCGAGCTCTGGGTCATCGTCGTCTGCGCCCTCGCCATCGCGCTCGGCACCTACATGGGCGGCTGGCGGATCATCAAGACGATCGGCACGGGGCTCACCGACGTCAAGCCGGCGCAGGGCTTCGCGGCCGAGACGAGCACCGCCGCCACGATCCTCGCGTCGAGCCACCTCGGCTTCGCCCTCTCCACCACGCAGGTCGCCTCCGGCTCCGTCATCGGCTCCGGCCTCGGGCGACGCGGATCGAAGGTGCGCTGGGGGACCGCCGGGCGCATCGCCCTCGGCTGGTTGATGACCCTGCCCGCGGCCGGCATCGTCGGGGCACTCGCCGCCGCCGTCGCCCACCTCGGCCTCGTCGGCATCATCATCGACGCCGTGGTGGGGGTCGGTGTCATCCTCACCATCTTCCTCATCTCGCGCCGGAACCAGGTCGACCACAGCAACGTCGTCAGTGAGGTCGCCGACTCCGGTCGTGCGGTCAAGATCAAGCGCAACCCCAAGCCCAAGAAGGTGAAGAAGTGA
- a CDS encoding peptidase: MIDWAAFLIVFATSLIGATAIVSLYSLGLRLLTTAGRVPVVAPAEFTDAITVITPEEAAKAAKRAAKAARKNPLTPAQQNLARAGAYACFALCAAAVLFGIYLIVPFFHQG, from the coding sequence GTGATCGACTGGGCAGCATTCCTGATCGTCTTCGCGACGTCGCTCATCGGTGCGACCGCGATCGTCAGTCTGTACTCCCTCGGGCTCCGGCTCCTGACCACCGCCGGGCGCGTGCCCGTGGTGGCGCCGGCCGAGTTCACCGATGCGATCACGGTCATCACGCCGGAGGAGGCCGCAAAGGCGGCGAAGCGGGCCGCGAAGGCCGCTCGGAAGAACCCGTTGACTCCGGCGCAGCAGAACCTGGCCCGCGCCGGTGCCTACGCCTGCTTCGCCCTGTGTGCGGCGGCGGTCCTCTTCGGCATCTACCTGATCGTGCCGTTCTTCCACCAGGGCTGA
- a CDS encoding DUF2207 domain-containing protein, with amino-acid sequence MKPRRRRLSPVRARSSRVLLVALALAVGAPLVATLASAPPAAADARTDVSDFTFASFDGDYTLSRGGDGQAELRAVETFVAEFPDSDQNKGIIRAIPDEFDRAPLHTEIVSVTDADGAPVEWETDRDGDFLELSLGTDDYVRGTQSYVITYTQRGVVGAYRDTRSDEFYWDAPGTGWDQPFADASMTVRVAPDIADALTGDGACYRGDPDDSSPCDLSQAEDADGDVFTTSSVPLQARQTLTVAIGFEPGTFVQPARPGEAPVFSIVPIVLGALSAAGLGALLWIRLRFWRDHPGRGVIVPQYSAPKQMNLLLAGDLAGRAASSMAAEIVSLAVRGKLRIVDGPGKKDYSLQYLDDGATDEQERRVLAALFPDRNRPREMKEVDPALGKAVTAELAAAKRNALDLGLRSSVSSGRAWIIVGALAVLGVAGIVFFGVAYSQRADNGWSVAALFVTGIALLAGIVLAIAPKPLTATGADARDELLGLRDYLALAEQDRFRMLQSPDGAERVDLGDPGQLVRVTERLLPFAVLWGVEREWAKELGIRYEQAGSAPSWYASNTPFQAAMFANAFSGFSGSASSTSASWSTSGGASSSGGSTGGGFAGGGGGGGGGGGR; translated from the coding sequence GTGAAGCCCAGACGTCGTCGCCTGTCCCCGGTCCGTGCCCGCTCCTCGCGGGTGCTCCTCGTCGCCCTGGCCCTGGCGGTGGGTGCACCACTCGTCGCGACCCTGGCGAGCGCGCCGCCCGCCGCGGCCGACGCTCGGACCGACGTGTCCGACTTCACCTTCGCGTCCTTCGACGGCGACTACACCCTGAGCCGTGGCGGCGACGGTCAAGCCGAGCTGCGCGCGGTCGAGACCTTCGTCGCGGAGTTCCCCGACTCCGACCAGAACAAGGGCATCATCCGAGCGATCCCGGACGAGTTCGACCGGGCACCACTGCACACGGAGATCGTCTCGGTGACCGACGCCGACGGTGCGCCCGTGGAGTGGGAGACCGACCGCGACGGTGACTTCCTCGAGCTTTCGCTCGGTACGGACGACTACGTGCGCGGCACGCAGAGCTACGTCATCACCTACACGCAGCGCGGCGTCGTCGGCGCCTATCGCGACACACGCTCCGACGAGTTCTACTGGGACGCACCCGGGACCGGCTGGGACCAGCCGTTCGCCGACGCCAGCATGACGGTGCGGGTCGCGCCAGACATCGCCGACGCGCTCACCGGTGACGGCGCCTGCTACCGCGGGGATCCGGACGACAGCTCACCGTGCGACCTCTCCCAAGCGGAGGACGCCGACGGAGACGTCTTCACGACCTCCTCCGTCCCGCTGCAGGCCCGGCAGACGCTGACGGTCGCGATCGGGTTCGAACCGGGCACGTTCGTCCAACCGGCCCGCCCCGGCGAGGCGCCGGTCTTCTCCATCGTCCCGATCGTCCTCGGCGCGCTGTCGGCCGCGGGGCTCGGAGCACTCCTGTGGATCCGACTGCGCTTCTGGCGGGATCACCCCGGTCGTGGCGTCATCGTGCCGCAGTACTCCGCCCCGAAGCAGATGAACCTCCTGCTGGCGGGCGACCTCGCCGGTCGCGCCGCCTCGTCGATGGCCGCCGAGATCGTCAGCCTCGCCGTCCGCGGCAAGCTCCGGATCGTGGACGGACCGGGCAAGAAGGACTACTCCCTGCAGTACCTCGACGACGGCGCGACGGATGAGCAGGAACGGCGCGTGCTCGCCGCGCTCTTCCCCGACCGGAACCGACCGCGGGAGATGAAGGAGGTCGACCCGGCGCTCGGCAAGGCGGTCACCGCGGAACTCGCGGCCGCCAAGCGGAACGCCCTCGACCTCGGCCTCCGAAGCTCGGTCTCCTCCGGGCGGGCGTGGATCATCGTGGGGGCGCTCGCCGTCCTGGGCGTCGCCGGGATCGTCTTCTTCGGGGTCGCCTACTCCCAGCGAGCGGACAACGGCTGGTCGGTCGCCGCGCTCTTCGTGACCGGGATCGCGCTGCTCGCCGGGATCGTGTTGGCCATCGCACCGAAACCGCTCACCGCCACCGGTGCCGATGCGCGGGACGAGTTGCTCGGCCTCCGCGACTACCTGGCGCTGGCGGAGCAGGACCGCTTCCGCATGTTGCAGAGCCCCGACGGTGCCGAACGGGTGGACCTCGGCGACCCCGGCCAGCTCGTCCGGGTCACCGAACGGCTCCTGCCCTTCGCCGTACTCTGGGGCGTGGAGCGCGAGTGGGCCAAGGAACTCGGTATCCGCTACGAGCAGGCCGGGAGTGCGCCGTCGTGGTACGCCTCGAACACCCCGTTCCAGGCGGCGATGTTCGCGAACGCGTTCTCCGGCTTCTCCGGATCGGCGTCGAGTACGTCGGCGTCCTGGTCGACCAGTGGGGGAGCGAGCTCGTCCGGCGGCTCGACGGGCGGCGGCTTCGCGGGCGGCGGCGGAGGCGGCGGAGGCGGCGGCGGGCGCTGA